Proteins found in one Litorihabitans aurantiacus genomic segment:
- a CDS encoding DsbA family protein, giving the protein MTRSRTLTLGLLLVAVLALVVAVVVTRQPAPGPGSAATTLVREDSPRLTGGDEVQVVEYLDFECESCLLMHPFVEDLKETYGDRIELVVRYLPLHVSSVNAALAAEAAGNQGAYEEMYDRLFAGAEEWGHQQTPEREQFFVYAEELGLDMERFTADFDAPATLAVVEQSEADARANGVTSTPTFFVDGERLELTRTDDVARAVAEALGD; this is encoded by the coding sequence GTGACCCGCAGCAGAACCCTGACGCTCGGCCTCCTGCTGGTGGCCGTGCTGGCCCTGGTCGTGGCCGTCGTCGTGACGCGGCAGCCCGCTCCCGGCCCCGGGTCGGCCGCCACGACCCTCGTGCGCGAGGACAGCCCCCGGCTCACCGGCGGGGACGAGGTGCAGGTGGTGGAGTACCTCGACTTCGAGTGCGAGTCCTGCCTGCTGATGCACCCCTTCGTCGAGGACCTCAAGGAGACCTACGGCGACCGGATCGAGCTCGTGGTGCGGTACCTGCCGCTCCACGTGAGCTCGGTCAACGCGGCGCTCGCGGCCGAGGCGGCGGGCAACCAGGGTGCCTACGAGGAGATGTACGACAGGCTCTTCGCCGGTGCGGAGGAGTGGGGCCACCAGCAGACGCCCGAGCGCGAGCAGTTCTTCGTCTACGCGGAGGAGCTCGGGCTCGACATGGAGCGGTTCACCGCCGACTTCGACGCCCCCGCGACGCTCGCCGTCGTGGAGCAGAGCGAGGCCGACGCCCGGGCCAACGGCGTCACGAGCACCCCGACCTTCTTCGTGGACGGTGAGCGCCTCGAGCTGACGCGGACCGACGACGTCGCCCGCGCCGTGGCGGAGGCGCTCGGTGACTGA